A window of Candidatus Eisenbacteria bacterium genomic DNA:
ATTCTTCGGAGCCGCCTTCGAATCTCGCCCGCTTCCGGTGACGCGGGCGTCTTCCGGAGATATCGCTCGTACAGGGCCATGGCTTGTTTCCGGTGCTCGGAGCTTCCGGCGCGATACTCCGCATAACCCTCCGTGGAAGGGTGCATCGTGATCCCCACGGACCAGGCCGTCTCGTGCGCTTCGGCGAGATGGAGGAGGACTTCGGACGTGCTGGCGCTACCGCGCGAGTTCTCGAGAAACTCGGTTCCACGCGCGAGTATCTGCTTCCATTCGTTACCGTCCCCCGCGACTTCGCAGAGATTCTCCATCCAGTCCACGAACACCCGCTCGCGCCACTCGCTGGCCCATGGCGGCGATTCGAGGTGATTCCGAAGACCGTGTTCGTAGTGCCACACCGAGCCCTGCCCCTCGACCCGAGCTCCAAACGGACGCAGAGCGGCGTCCACGCCTACGGCGAACGCCGAGTCGGGGCTCTCCCAGAACATCCACCACAACCATCGGTCCACTCCATACAGGACCCGGTCACGCTCCTCCGTTCCCACGGGATAGCGGGCGGCGCGGCGTAGAGCGTCGAACACGACGGACGTGTCTCGTCTTGCCGGGTCGTCCCGGGACAGGGCGCGCGCGAGGTCGGGCTCCTTGGATTTCAGGGCCGCCGCGTCGGAACGCCGGCGCGCAGCCCGCACCGAGTCCTCCCTGGACAACTCTCGATTCAGCCACGTTTCGTCTCCATACCACCCGAGCTCGCTCATCCGTGCCCAGAGCCGATTCGAGAACTGATCGACGCAGATCCTCGGCGCCCGGGGATCCGGATACTCGTCGAGTTGGATGTGAATCCTGCGGCTCTTCGTGTGGATCACGGAGAGGAGGCTGTCGCCCCGGAAGGGCACCGCCTTGACGTTCCAGACCTTCGAGAGCTCGGCCACGACCCTCCGGAACGCATGAAGCCACGCGCGGCGGTCGGCCTCAGGGGATCCGATGACGCTTCGGAGCCTGCGTTCCAGGGTTGGGGGAAGCTCCGGGTCCAGGTCGTAGTAGAACCAATCGGCTTGCCCTTGCGGATCGGTGCTCCCGCACCGGTACATCCAGTAGTCCTCGGAGAGCTGCTGGGATGCGCCGGTGTACTCCTTGCAACGGGCGTTCATGTCGTGACCGACCCATGGATCCCCGAGCGTCTGGGTCCGAGTCTCCGACGCAAGGGCGGTGGCAAGGGACGCGACTTGCTGGGAGTCCGCGAGGGTGATCGCGGACCATGGCAGGGGTCTGCGATTCTCGACGATCGCACCCATCACGACACGCAGGCTGCTATCGGGCCGGGTGGGCGGGAGCTGAATCGGCTCCCATCCCGCAAAGGTCGGAGCCGCCGAGGAGAGGAGGGCAAACGCAGCCAGGAAGCCCGTGTAGAACCTGGCGCGAAGAGAGCTCATACCTCTTCATCGACCGGCGAAGAAGAAACTGGAGTAGGGCTCGCTCGAAGGGCCCGCGCTAGGCTCCGGATCCGACCGTATCCACAGGCGCCTGTCCGTCCCGTGGCCCTGCGGGAACATCCGTCGGTCCAGGCGTGCCCCCCTCCCCGCGCTCCTCGATCCACATGACGAGGATCGAACCCTCCTCCGTGAACCGGAGCTTCTCGTTCTTCGGGAGGCGCTGCAGGTCCTTCCAGATGGAACGGAGCTGGATCTGGCGGCCGTCCACGTCGATCTCGGACTTCACCCCCAGGGCGTACATCGTGTCGAGCGTCTTCTTGGGCATGGTCATGGCGAACGTGGCCATGTCCTTCCCGGGCTCCCACACCTCCATGCGCACGACGACGTCCTTGCCGTACCACCATGGCTTGGGATTGGGGATGTCCAGCCGGTTCGTCCAGTAGATCCCGATGGCGATGCAGATGAGGAGCAGCAACCCGACGCCGAGCCAGAATTTCCGAGCCATCCGAGGGCCCTCCGGTAGGCCAAGTCCCAGGCGCGCGGAGCCGCTCCAGCCGCGGCTCGCCGGGCGCGCGCGATCCTCAGCCCGCGTATCCTACGCCACTCAGCCCCGGCCCGGTTTCGCCGAACTGCCCCTCGATCCCAGAAGCCAGTGGGCCGCCAGCGCCGCCGCGAGCGCGAGGCCGAAGGTGGTCACCACCGTGGCCCCGGTGGGAAGGTCGAGCTCGTAGGACGCGAGCATGCCCAGGACGCTCACCAGGATTCCCGCGGCCCATCCCAGCGCCAGGCGGATGCCCGCGCCGTCCGCCAGGATCATCGCGATCACCGACGGAACGATCAGGTACGAGAAGACGAGGAGCACGCCCGCGATCGCGACGGACTGCGTGACCACGAGCCCGAACGTGGCGTAGAAGAGGAAGTCCCACCACTTCACCGCCCGCGCCGACATCGCTCCGGTCCGTCCCTGGCTGATCGCGAAGAACGGCCGCCGCCAGACGAAGTGCAGCACGCCCACGACGAGATACAGGACCGTGGAGTGAAGGACTTCTTCGGGAGTGGCCGCGAGGAGGTTTCCCACGAGCATGAACTTGATGTGCTCGGCCCCCTCCGGTGTCCGGTCCACGATCAGGATGGCGGCCGCGGCGGCCACCGCGTAGACGATCCCGATGAACGCCTCCTGGGGGATCCTGCGCTTCTCTGCTTTCAAGAGGGCGAGCACCGCGGCCCCGACCACGACGGACCCCACCGAGAAGTACGTCGCCGCGGGCGAGTGGAGGTCGTGTCCCACGAGGAATCCCACCGTCGCGCCGAGCGCCGCCACCTGCGCCATCGCGAGATCCACGAAGATCACGCCGCGCTCGACCACGTGGAATCCGAGATACGCGTGAATTCCAGCGATGGAGATGCACGCGAGGAGCGGCCAGACGAGGAGCGAGAAGGCTTCCATCAGGACCCGCCGCCCGGCCGCGCTCCGAGCGCCTTGCGAAGCATCGAGAGCTGCACGTCGAAGAGGCGGAAGTAGTCCGTTGCCTCCTTCACGGCGCCCACGGACGGAGGCAGTACCACGAGTGTCGCGCCGCCCTGCTGCGCGACGCGACTCGGGAGCTTCGGGTCGAAGTAGGGCTCCACGATCAGGAGCGGGACGCGCTCCGCCTGGATCTGCTCCGTGAGGGACTGGATGTGCTTGGGGGGAGGAGGAACGCCGGGGCGAGGCTCGACGTTCCCGATCACCTCGCACCCGAAGGCCTTCGCGAAGTAGGACCAGCTGCGATGGTAGGTCACGACCTTCGCGCCGGTGAGTCCGATCGCCTTCGCCTCGGACTTCCACCGAGCGACGCTCTCGCCGAGCCTCCGCTCGAACGCCCTGGTTCGCTCGTCGAAGTAGGTCCGGTTCCCCGGGGACACGCGCGAGAGACCGTCCCGGATGTTCCTCGCGATGACGGTGCCGTTCGCCGGATCGAGCCAGTAGTGAGGATTGCCGAGGGGGTGGACGTCTCCCTGCTCCCGCCCCGCGCGCTGCCCCTGCTCGAGCACGCTCACGCCCGCGGACGCGTCCACGAACCCGGATCCTCCGGGGAGAATGCGGGAGTTCCGGGCGTT
This region includes:
- a CDS encoding metal ABC transporter substrate-binding protein, producing MKPLTLSIALGVLASAALSPAPARAADKLSVITTTQDLASIAAEIGGDRVKVESLAKGYQDPHFVDAKPSYLVKLRKADLFVQVGRDLEVGWAPGLLQNARNSRILPGGSGFVDASAGVSVLEQGQRAGREQGDVHPLGNPHYWLDPANGTVIARNIRDGLSRVSPGNRTYFDERTRAFERRLGESVARWKSEAKAIGLTGAKVVTYHRSWSYFAKAFGCEVIGNVEPRPGVPPPPKHIQSLTEQIQAERVPLLIVEPYFDPKLPSRVAQQGGATLVVLPPSVGAVKEATDYFRLFDVQLSMLRKALGARPGGGS
- a CDS encoding metal ABC transporter permease, whose protein sequence is MEAFSLLVWPLLACISIAGIHAYLGFHVVERGVIFVDLAMAQVAALGATVGFLVGHDLHSPAATYFSVGSVVVGAAVLALLKAEKRRIPQEAFIGIVYAVAAAAAILIVDRTPEGAEHIKFMLVGNLLAATPEEVLHSTVLYLVVGVLHFVWRRPFFAISQGRTGAMSARAVKWWDFLFYATFGLVVTQSVAIAGVLLVFSYLIVPSVIAMILADGAGIRLALGWAAGILVSVLGMLASYELDLPTGATVVTTFGLALAAALAAHWLLGSRGSSAKPGRG